The Primulina eburnea isolate SZY01 chromosome 12, ASM2296580v1, whole genome shotgun sequence genome includes the window CATCAAAACACTTGGATGGCTGAAAATTTTGGGTACAAAAATCAGGTTTCAAGATCAAACAATACAAGTAGTGATGGATAATGATGAGCTAAAGTTTCGAACTCACCCGCCATTTTTTAGCCATGCCATCCCATATCTCACCACTGTTTGGGTACACAACTATGGCCTTCCTAGTCCACTGCACATTGTacattttcatcaaaaaattgaaGACATAAATAAACTTTGTAACCATTAAATTTTCAATTACCTCTTTGAATTTCTGTACAAGTGTAAGAACAAAATGAGGTGGTGCACAGTTTATTCCAACTGCAGCAACTCTGCTACTTTTGTTGATTATGTCAAGGCACTCCTCAAAGCTTTCTCCCGAGGGAGCATTTTCGCCATCGACTGAACTGAAACAAATCCAAGATGGGATCTCGACTTTTTCTTCATCGAGCAACTCGACACAAGCCTGTCAGTTATATCTCAGATCATTAAATTTTAATCACAAGACAGAACTTACTGCCTAAAGCTattcaaattttagaaattgaTCTTCAACTCCAATTGTCGTCAATTTCCGCAACCAGCTTAAACTGACAGCAATGTTCACAATTATTTTGTTCGAAAACATAGTTTGCAATGCATGGAAACGTCACGAAATTTTCCATGGCATTCTAAAAATGTGAAAGAGTACCTGAGCCTCTAGTTTGTTTGGAATGGTCTCAAAAGCAAGCAAATCTGGCCCTGCTTCCACAAGAACTTGCAGCCTACGGCGATGGAAATCCTTTAATTTCTCCAAAGTTACATGAGGTCCATAATTCCCACTGCATTCGTAGTGTTATGCATTGAAGTCGTTGAAAGTCATTTGCCGTGAAAACTTAAGTTCACTAGGGGAGACAtggaaaatagttttttttatacTTTATCATGCTCAGCATGTGTGAACCAGAGACCAAGAAATCATTGCCCGAAACTAATATCCAACAAGAGCACCACGTTCAACTTGGTCGGACAATAGGCAAACAAGATCATAAGTTATTTGAGCAAACATTCTACTCACCTGTACTCCGAACCATCGGAAAGATACGCACCATAGCTTCCGATGGATGCGGCAACCAATGCCCTGCTGTAATTGTCTCCAGATTTTCCGGAGACCCAGAACTTATCACGGGCTTCGACAGCAATGCTCACGCTTTTGGTAAGCAATGATTCTGCTTCCTCCATGGACAATCCCCTGGATAGAAATCCTGGTAGAGTTGCCTGTTCATTCACAAGGTAAATCAAAACTTTCCAACTCAGTTTCAATTAAACTTACAAAACTAAACCATTTTACTTGATGTAAAAATCCAATAAGAAGACAATAA containing:
- the LOC140808230 gene encoding homocysteine S-methyltransferase 1 produces the protein MGRENNALEDLIEKAGGCAVIDGGFATQLESYGASINDPLWSALCLIKDPNLIKRVHLEYLEAGADILVTSSYQATLPGFLSRGLSMEEAESLLTKSVSIAVEARDKFWVSGKSGDNYSRALVAASIGSYGAYLSDGSEYSGNYGPHVTLEKLKDFHRRRLQVLVEAGPDLLAFETIPNKLEAQACVELLDEEKVEIPSWICFSSVDGENAPSGESFEECLDIINKSSRVAAVGINCAPPHFVLTLVQKFKEWTRKAIVVYPNSGEIWDGMAKKWRPSKCFDDEKFEIFASQWRDAGAKLIGGCCRTTPSTIRAVSKVLKKR